A single region of the Streptomyces caelestis genome encodes:
- a CDS encoding dipeptide ABC transporter ATP-binding protein has protein sequence MSLVEVTGLSVDFGELRAVDDLSFRLEQGAALALVGESGSGKSTVASALLGLHHGTGARVGGSVRVAGTDVQRASDGELRRLRGGQAAMVFQDPLSSLDPYYAIGDQIAEVYRVHARVSRRAARARAVEVLDRVGIPDAARRSRSRPHEFSGGMRQRALIAMALACEPRLLIADEPTTALDVTVQAQVLDLLHTLREETGMGLLLVTHDVGVAAESVDEVLVMRHGRAVEHGPVSSVLGSPAQPYTRELLAAVPRLDVPTAGSTAPQEVVLEATGLRREFGRGKRAFTAVRDVSLTLHCGETLGIVGESGSGKTTLGRMLVGLLEPTAGEIRYEDRPHTGVNPAVQMVFQDPVSSLNPRRSVGESIADPLRARGERDEGRIRGRVAELLERVGLEGAHYDRYPHEFSGGQRQRVGIARALAAEPRVIVCDEPVSALDVTTQAHVVALLGELQRELGLALVFVAHDLAVVRQVSDRVAVMRQGRIVEAGPVDEVYGSPQEPYTRQLLAAVPALDPEVAARRRAERRELAAV, from the coding sequence ATGAGCCTGGTCGAAGTGACCGGCCTCTCCGTGGACTTCGGCGAGCTGCGTGCCGTCGACGACCTCTCCTTCCGGCTCGAACAGGGTGCCGCCCTGGCCCTGGTCGGCGAGTCCGGCTCCGGCAAGTCGACCGTGGCGTCCGCCCTGCTCGGCCTGCACCACGGCACGGGAGCGCGGGTCGGGGGTTCGGTCCGGGTGGCCGGCACGGACGTGCAGCGGGCCTCCGACGGGGAACTGCGGCGGCTGCGCGGCGGGCAGGCCGCGATGGTGTTCCAGGATCCACTGTCCTCCCTCGATCCGTACTACGCGATCGGTGACCAGATCGCCGAGGTGTACCGCGTGCACGCGCGCGTGTCCCGGCGGGCGGCACGCGCGCGTGCGGTCGAGGTCCTCGACCGGGTGGGCATTCCCGACGCGGCCCGACGGTCGCGTTCCCGGCCGCACGAGTTCAGCGGCGGCATGCGCCAGCGCGCCCTGATCGCCATGGCGCTGGCCTGCGAGCCCCGCCTGCTGATCGCCGACGAGCCGACGACCGCCCTCGACGTGACCGTGCAAGCCCAGGTCCTCGACCTGCTGCACACGCTGCGTGAGGAGACGGGCATGGGGCTGCTGCTCGTCACGCACGACGTGGGGGTCGCCGCCGAGAGCGTCGACGAGGTGCTGGTGATGCGGCACGGGCGGGCGGTCGAGCACGGCCCGGTGTCGAGCGTGCTGGGCTCGCCCGCCCAGCCGTACACCCGGGAACTGCTGGCCGCGGTCCCGCGGCTGGACGTGCCGACGGCCGGCTCGACGGCCCCGCAGGAGGTCGTGCTGGAGGCGACCGGCCTCAGGCGCGAGTTCGGGCGGGGGAAGCGGGCGTTCACGGCCGTGCGGGACGTGTCGCTGACCCTGCACTGCGGCGAGACCCTCGGCATCGTCGGCGAGAGCGGCAGCGGCAAGACCACCCTCGGGCGCATGCTCGTCGGGCTGCTGGAGCCGACGGCGGGGGAGATCCGGTACGAGGACCGCCCGCACACCGGCGTGAACCCGGCCGTGCAGATGGTCTTCCAGGACCCCGTCTCCTCCCTCAACCCGCGCCGCAGCGTGGGCGAGTCCATCGCCGACCCGCTGCGCGCCCGGGGCGAGCGCGACGAGGGGCGCATCCGGGGGCGCGTGGCGGAACTGCTGGAGCGCGTGGGTCTCGAAGGAGCCCACTACGACCGCTATCCCCACGAGTTCAGCGGCGGGCAGCGCCAACGTGTCGGTATCGCGCGGGCGCTCGCGGCCGAACCGCGCGTCATCGTCTGCGACGAGCCGGTGTCTGCCCTCGACGTCACCACCCAGGCGCACGTGGTCGCCCTGCTCGGGGAGTTGCAGCGCGAACTCGGCCTCGCACTGGTCTTCGTCGCGCACGACCTGGCCGTCGTACGCCAGGTCAGCGACCGGGTCGCGGTGATGCGGCAGGGCAGGATCGTCGAGGCGGGGCCCGTCGACGAGGTGTACGGGTCGCCGCAGGAGCCGTACACCAGGCAGCTGCTGGCCGCCGTGCCGGCGCTCGACCCGGAGGTGGCCGCACGACGCCGGGCGGAGCGACGGGAGTTGGCCGCGGTATGA
- a CDS encoding DUF3492 domain-containing protein, giving the protein MRIGLLTEGGYPYVSGDARLWCDRLVHGLGQHEFDVYALSRSEHQEDEGWVPLPPNVRRVRTAPLWMAEDDEMVLGRRARRRFTECFGELAAVLSGASGGAPSADEGPSESASTPEVDRFANALYGLAELAREAGGLVGAFRSETAVRTLERACRAPGAHRAAREARVPDLLAVAAHLERALRPLSLDWYEDNGLGAVDLCHAASGGPAALPGLLARHFTGVPLLVTEYGVRLRTHYLTAPDAPPAVRSLLAAFHGRLAAEAYARAEVVTAGNTHARRWQERCGADREKLRTVYPGMDARPFAEVGESPECADPDTLVWVGRVEPAKDLVSLLHAFAEIRKRQPKTRLRIVGTPAGAEGTAYLGHCRTLAAQLFPDEADGPHADGDNPVSFEEIGGPELPALADAHASGAVTVLSSVVEGFPISLVEAMLCGRVTVSTDVGAVVEVIGGTGLVVPPRNPRALAEACVALLRDPERRARLGAAARVRALELFTVEQNIEAFHGIYLEIVSRTPVRRVVLDETGAPLPFAVPAEDHVPIRWAAPSPGLIARGGPGWATNGPARATTPVSAPEGAR; this is encoded by the coding sequence GTGCGCATCGGACTGCTTACGGAGGGTGGCTATCCGTACGTGAGCGGTGACGCCAGACTCTGGTGCGACCGGCTGGTGCACGGGCTCGGACAGCACGAGTTCGACGTCTACGCGCTCAGCCGCAGCGAACACCAGGAGGACGAGGGCTGGGTCCCGCTGCCGCCGAACGTCCGCAGGGTGCGCACCGCGCCGTTGTGGATGGCCGAGGACGACGAAATGGTCCTGGGCCGCCGCGCGCGCCGGCGGTTCACCGAGTGCTTCGGCGAACTGGCAGCCGTGCTGAGCGGGGCGTCCGGGGGCGCGCCGAGCGCCGACGAGGGGCCTTCCGAGAGTGCGTCGACCCCTGAGGTGGACCGTTTCGCCAACGCTCTGTACGGGCTCGCCGAGCTCGCCCGCGAGGCCGGCGGCCTGGTGGGAGCTTTCCGCTCCGAAACCGCCGTACGCACCCTGGAACGCGCCTGCCGCGCGCCCGGCGCCCACCGCGCGGCGCGTGAGGCGCGCGTACCGGATCTGCTCGCCGTGGCCGCACATCTGGAACGCGCCCTGCGCCCCCTCTCCCTCGACTGGTACGAGGACAACGGACTCGGCGCGGTCGACCTCTGCCACGCCGCGTCCGGCGGCCCGGCCGCCCTGCCGGGCCTGCTCGCCCGCCACTTCACCGGCGTTCCCCTGCTGGTCACCGAGTACGGCGTGCGCCTGCGCACCCACTACCTGACCGCCCCGGACGCCCCGCCCGCCGTACGGTCCCTGCTGGCGGCCTTCCACGGCAGGCTGGCGGCCGAGGCCTACGCACGGGCCGAGGTCGTCACGGCCGGCAACACGCACGCCCGCCGCTGGCAGGAGCGCTGCGGCGCCGACCGCGAGAAGCTCCGCACGGTCTACCCCGGCATGGACGCCCGGCCCTTCGCCGAGGTCGGCGAGTCCCCCGAGTGCGCCGACCCGGACACGCTCGTCTGGGTCGGACGCGTCGAACCCGCCAAGGACCTGGTCTCGCTGCTGCACGCCTTCGCGGAGATCCGCAAGCGACAGCCGAAGACGCGTCTGCGCATCGTCGGAACCCCCGCCGGTGCCGAGGGCACGGCCTACCTCGGCCACTGCCGGACACTGGCCGCCCAGCTCTTCCCCGACGAGGCCGACGGCCCGCACGCCGACGGTGACAACCCGGTGTCCTTCGAGGAGATCGGCGGCCCCGAACTCCCGGCCCTCGCCGACGCCCACGCCTCGGGCGCCGTGACCGTCCTGTCCAGCGTCGTCGAGGGCTTCCCGATCAGCCTCGTCGAGGCCATGCTCTGCGGACGCGTGACGGTGTCGACGGACGTCGGCGCCGTCGTGGAGGTCATCGGCGGCACCGGACTCGTCGTACCGCCGCGCAACCCGCGGGCGCTCGCCGAGGCGTGCGTGGCGCTGCTGCGCGACCCCGAGCGCCGTGCGCGCCTGGGGGCCGCCGCCCGGGTCCGGGCTCTCGAACTGTTCACGGTCGAGCAGAACATCGAGGCATTTCACGGCATTTACCTGGAGATAGTCTCGCGCACGCCGGTCCGCCGCGTGGTCCTCGACGAAACGGGGGCGCCACTGCCCTTCGCGGTTCCCGCCGAGGACCACGTCCCGATCCGCTGGGCCGCCCCGTCGCCCGGCCTCATCGCCCGCGGCGGCCCCGGCTGGGCGACGAACGGACCCGCACGCGCGACCACTCCCGTCTCCGCCCCGGAGGGAGCACGATGA
- a CDS encoding NAD-dependent epimerase/dehydratase family protein: MRVLLIGANGYIGRFVADRLLADPAVQLTALGRGDDADVRFDLASGSPGALTRFLDAVHPGVVVNCAGATRGGARELTRHNTVAVATVCEALRRSGCGARLVQIGCSAEYGPSQPGSSTAEDAVPRPGGPYGVSKLAATELVLGSGLDAVVLRVFSPAGPGTPAGSPLGRLAEAMRRAMQSGDGELKLGGLGAQRDFVDVRDVARAVHAASLSAAQGVINIGSGRAVRLRDAAAVLARVAGYGGALHELDGAPGALRPAIGHPRPDPDHAPPVAYPYPDGCGNWQQADVRTARDRLGWRPRIGLEESLADIWMEAACRI; this comes from the coding sequence ATGAGAGTCCTGCTGATCGGAGCCAACGGCTACATCGGGCGCTTCGTCGCCGACCGCCTGCTCGCCGACCCGGCCGTGCAGCTCACCGCCCTCGGCCGCGGCGACGACGCCGATGTCCGCTTCGACCTCGCGTCCGGCAGCCCCGGTGCCCTCACCCGCTTCCTCGACGCGGTCCACCCGGGCGTCGTCGTCAACTGCGCCGGCGCCACCAGGGGCGGTGCCCGCGAGCTCACCCGCCACAACACCGTCGCCGTGGCCACCGTCTGCGAGGCCCTGCGCCGCAGCGGCTGCGGTGCCCGTCTGGTGCAGATCGGGTGCAGCGCCGAGTACGGTCCCAGCCAGCCCGGCTCCTCCACGGCGGAGGACGCCGTCCCCCGGCCCGGCGGCCCGTACGGCGTCAGCAAGCTCGCCGCCACCGAACTGGTCCTGGGCTCCGGCCTGGACGCCGTCGTCCTGCGCGTCTTCTCACCGGCCGGACCCGGCACCCCCGCCGGCTCCCCGCTGGGCCGGCTCGCCGAGGCCATGCGCCGGGCCATGCAGTCCGGCGACGGCGAGCTGAAACTCGGCGGCCTCGGCGCGCAGCGCGACTTCGTCGACGTCCGCGACGTCGCCCGCGCCGTCCACGCCGCCTCGCTCTCCGCCGCGCAGGGCGTCATCAACATCGGCTCCGGCCGCGCCGTACGCCTGCGCGACGCCGCCGCGGTCCTCGCCCGCGTGGCCGGATACGGCGGTGCCCTCCACGAACTCGACGGCGCCCCCGGTGCCCTGCGCCCGGCCATCGGCCACCCCCGCCCGGACCCGGACCACGCGCCCCCGGTCGCGTACCCGTACCCGGACGGCTGCGGCAACTGGCAGCAGGCCGATGTGCGCACGGCCCGCGACCGGCTCGGCTGGCGCCCCCGGATCGGCCTGGAGGAGTCCCTCGCCGACATCTGGATGGAGGCGGCATGCCGCATCTGA
- a CDS encoding spherulation-specific family 4 protein, with the protein MPHLTSTRPRTSGTELRPGVGVPGYAHPLLAPTEWGELTRPGTPLHWVVLNVADGPGARPDPHCLEAAGRLRNAGIRVLGHLDTRYGTRNFGELISDAHRFVDWYQVDGFLLERCPADHAGLPEVRRTVATLRVIRDDAHIVLGHGIHPHPGYAELADQLVTFSGPWGDYRWSQVAEWTSDHPPERFCHFVHGVSRPHLAEALRIARRQGAATIWFTDRTDQGGRSDPWETMPGYWDDIVSLVGTGVSE; encoded by the coding sequence ATGCCGCATCTGACCAGCACACGCCCCCGCACCTCCGGTACGGAACTCCGCCCCGGCGTCGGCGTCCCCGGTTACGCTCACCCCCTCCTCGCCCCCACCGAGTGGGGCGAACTCACCCGCCCCGGCACCCCGCTGCACTGGGTGGTCCTCAATGTGGCCGACGGACCCGGCGCCCGCCCCGACCCGCACTGCCTGGAGGCGGCCGGCCGCCTGCGCAACGCGGGCATCCGCGTCCTCGGCCACCTCGACACCCGCTATGGCACCCGGAACTTCGGCGAGCTGATCTCGGACGCCCACCGGTTCGTCGACTGGTACCAGGTCGACGGGTTCCTCCTGGAGCGCTGCCCGGCGGACCACGCCGGGCTGCCCGAGGTGCGCCGCACTGTTGCCACGCTCCGCGTGATCCGTGACGATGCCCACATCGTCCTCGGCCACGGCATCCACCCGCACCCGGGTTACGCCGAACTCGCCGACCAGCTGGTCACGTTTTCCGGCCCGTGGGGCGACTACCGCTGGTCGCAGGTGGCCGAGTGGACCTCCGACCATCCGCCCGAGCGCTTCTGCCACTTCGTCCATGGAGTGTCCCGCCCGCACCTGGCGGAGGCACTGCGCATCGCCCGCCGGCAGGGCGCCGCGACGATCTGGTTCACCGACCGCACGGACCAGGGCGGCCGCTCCGACCCCTGGGAGACCATGCCCGGCTACTGGGACGACATCGTCTCGTTGGTCGGAACGGGTGTCTCGGAATGA
- the moeZ gene encoding adenylyltransferase/sulfurtransferase MoeZ yields the protein MSLPPLVEPASELTVDEVRRYSRHLIIPDVGMDGQKRLKNAKVLCVGAGGLGSPALMYLAAAGVGTLGIVEFDEVDESNLQRQIIHSQADIGRSKAESARDSVKGINPYVNVILHEERLEADNVMDIFSQYDLIVDGTDNFATRYLVNDACVLLNKPYVWGSIYRFDGQASVFWSEHGPCYRCLYPEPPPPGMVPSCAEGGVLGVLCASIGSIQVNEAIKLLAGIGEPLVGRLMIYDALEMQYRQVKVRKDPDCAVCGENPTVTELIDYEAFCGVVSEEAQAAAADSTITPKQLKEWIDDGESIDIIDVREPNEYEIVSIPGARLIPKNEFLMGTALESLPQDKKIVLHCKTGVRSAEVLAVLKSAGFSDAVHVGGGVIGWVNQIEPDKPVY from the coding sequence GTGTCGCTGCCACCCCTGGTCGAGCCGGCTTCCGAGCTCACCGTAGACGAGGTCCGCAGGTACTCCCGCCACCTGATCATCCCCGACGTGGGGATGGACGGGCAGAAGCGGCTGAAGAACGCCAAGGTGCTGTGTGTGGGCGCCGGCGGCCTGGGCTCGCCGGCGCTGATGTACCTGGCCGCCGCGGGCGTCGGCACCCTCGGCATCGTGGAGTTCGACGAGGTCGACGAGTCGAACCTGCAGCGCCAGATCATCCACAGCCAGGCCGACATCGGCCGCTCCAAGGCGGAGTCCGCCCGCGACAGCGTCAAGGGCATCAACCCGTACGTGAACGTGATCCTTCACGAGGAGCGGCTCGAGGCCGACAACGTGATGGACATCTTCAGCCAGTACGACCTGATCGTCGACGGCACGGACAACTTCGCGACCCGCTACCTGGTCAACGACGCCTGCGTGCTGCTGAACAAGCCGTACGTGTGGGGCTCGATCTACCGCTTCGACGGCCAGGCCTCCGTCTTCTGGTCCGAGCACGGCCCCTGCTACCGCTGCCTGTACCCGGAGCCCCCGCCCCCCGGCATGGTCCCCTCCTGCGCCGAGGGCGGCGTCCTCGGTGTGCTGTGCGCATCCATCGGCTCCATCCAGGTCAACGAGGCCATCAAGCTGCTCGCCGGCATCGGTGAGCCGCTGGTCGGCCGGCTGATGATCTACGACGCCCTGGAGATGCAGTACCGCCAGGTCAAGGTCCGCAAGGACCCCGACTGCGCGGTCTGCGGCGAGAACCCGACCGTCACCGAGCTCATCGACTACGAGGCCTTCTGCGGCGTCGTCTCCGAGGAGGCCCAGGCGGCGGCCGCCGACTCCACGATCACTCCCAAGCAGCTCAAGGAGTGGATCGACGACGGCGAGAGCATCGACATCATCGACGTCCGTGAGCCGAACGAGTACGAGATCGTCTCCATCCCGGGCGCCCGGCTGATCCCGAAGAACGAGTTCCTCATGGGCACCGCCCTGGAGAGCCTCCCGCAGGACAAGAAGATCGTCCTGCACTGCAAGACGGGTGTCCGCAGTGCGGAAGTCCTCGCGGTCCTGAAGTCCGCGGGCTTCTCGGACGCGGTCCACGTCGGCGGCGGCGTGATCGGCTGGGTCAACCAGATCGAGCCGGACAAGCCGGTGTACTGA
- a CDS encoding alpha/beta hydrolase: MTRFARWAALAVASALLAAGCSGGSSDDDKGGLSWGRCKTTADGPAPSSDWQCATLKVPLDWSKPDGETIGLALIRAKARGGDRVGSLLFNFGGPGASGVSMMPSYAPTVSRLRERYDLVSWDPRGVGASEGVRCRGDKEIQAAESVDVTPDTPAEEKAYFQDAADFAKGCRKDAGKLMAHVSTADSARDMDRIREVLGDEKMHYFGISYGTELGGTYAHLFPKKVGRMTLDAVVDPGADAVGHAKNQARGFQRALNGYLESTGQDPAEGSRKIADLLRRIDTRPLPTGTPGRKLTQTLAATGIILPLYSKDSWPTLTSALDAAERGDGSELLALADGYNERDSSGRYGTTTHAQRVISCLDDRQRPTAATTRKLLPEFEKISPVFGTFLGWDTAGWCHDWPVPGQHDTPEVSAPGAAPVLVVGNTGDPATPYEGARRMADELGKGVGVMLTWRGEGHGAYGSGSDCVDSTVDAYLLDGSVPKDGKVCS; encoded by the coding sequence ATGACGCGTTTCGCACGGTGGGCCGCTCTGGCGGTCGCCTCGGCACTGCTCGCCGCGGGCTGCAGCGGCGGCTCGTCGGACGACGACAAGGGCGGACTCTCCTGGGGCCGCTGCAAGACCACGGCCGACGGCCCGGCGCCGAGCAGCGACTGGCAGTGCGCGACGCTGAAGGTGCCGCTGGACTGGTCGAAGCCGGACGGCGAGACGATAGGGCTGGCGCTGATCCGCGCCAAGGCCCGCGGTGGCGACCGCGTCGGCTCGCTCCTGTTCAACTTCGGCGGCCCCGGCGCCTCGGGCGTGTCCATGATGCCGTCGTACGCCCCGACCGTCTCCCGACTGCGTGAGCGGTACGACCTGGTGAGCTGGGACCCGCGCGGGGTCGGCGCCAGCGAGGGCGTGCGCTGCCGCGGCGACAAGGAGATCCAGGCGGCCGAGTCGGTGGACGTCACCCCGGACACACCCGCCGAGGAGAAGGCCTACTTCCAGGACGCCGCCGACTTCGCCAAGGGCTGCCGGAAGGACGCCGGGAAGCTGATGGCGCATGTGTCGACCGCCGACTCGGCCCGCGACATGGACCGCATCCGGGAGGTCCTCGGCGACGAGAAGATGCACTACTTCGGCATCTCCTACGGCACCGAACTGGGCGGCACGTATGCGCACCTGTTCCCGAAGAAGGTGGGGCGGATGACCCTGGACGCGGTCGTCGACCCCGGCGCCGACGCGGTGGGGCACGCCAAGAACCAGGCCAGGGGCTTCCAGCGCGCGCTGAACGGCTACCTCGAGTCCACGGGACAGGACCCGGCGGAGGGATCGCGGAAGATCGCGGACCTGCTGCGGCGGATCGACACCCGGCCCCTGCCGACGGGCACGCCCGGGCGGAAGCTGACGCAGACCCTCGCGGCCACCGGCATCATCCTGCCGCTGTACAGCAAGGACAGCTGGCCGACGCTGACCAGTGCCCTCGACGCGGCCGAGCGGGGAGACGGCTCGGAGCTGCTGGCCCTCGCCGACGGCTACAACGAACGCGACTCGTCGGGACGCTACGGCACGACCACCCACGCGCAACGGGTCATATCGTGCCTCGACGACCGGCAGCGGCCGACCGCGGCGACCACCAGGAAGCTGCTGCCGGAGTTCGAGAAGATCTCCCCCGTCTTCGGGACGTTCCTCGGCTGGGACACGGCCGGCTGGTGCCACGACTGGCCGGTGCCCGGGCAGCACGACACCCCGGAGGTGAGCGCCCCCGGCGCGGCACCGGTCCTGGTCGTCGGCAACACCGGCGACCCGGCCACCCCGTACGAGGGTGCCCGCAGGATGGCCGACGAGCTGGGCAAGGGCGTCGGAGTGATGCTCACCTGGCGGGGCGAGGGACATGGCGCGTACGGCAGCGGCAGCGACTGCGTCGACTCCACGGTGGACGCGTATCTGCTGGACGGTTCGGTGCCGAAGGACGGCAAGGTCTGCTCATGA
- a CDS encoding alpha/beta hydrolase → MPALLRLRAAALTATAVLLSTVLAGCGDDEAEDEDLTQQELSWEDCPTPSDAQGGGAAPSPLPDGGEWQCATMKAPLDWDDPKGDTIGLALIRARSSGDGSARIGSLIFNFGGPGGSGVTSLPSFAEDFEALRTRYDLVSFDPRGVGRSAPVICQNDQQLDAYFQQDGTPDDAAERTELLDSTEGFNEACEQNSKKMLPHVRTTDAARDLDLMRQVLGDDKLHYFGISYGTELGGVYAHLFPKKVGRAVFDAVVDPAKNGEQGSLAQAKGFQLALDNFAEDCVSKTEECPIGDSAQDVKGRIATLLKDLDRRPIPGVFPRELTQTAATNGIVQALYSQDFWEYLTQGLQQAYDGDGTILMLLSDLANGRSENGEYDNSTAAHKAISCADAKPRYDAAYVERKLPEFRAASALFGDAMAWGMIGCTDWAVAGAADHPDVSAPGAAPILVVGNTGDPATPYEGARKMVEALGKGVGVELTYRGQGHGAYSSKDKCVQGAVNGYLLDGKVPRAGTVCT, encoded by the coding sequence ATGCCCGCCCTCCTCCGGCTGCGCGCCGCCGCACTGACCGCCACCGCCGTGCTGCTGTCCACCGTGCTGGCCGGCTGCGGTGACGACGAGGCCGAGGACGAGGACCTGACGCAGCAGGAGCTGAGCTGGGAGGACTGCCCGACTCCGTCCGACGCGCAGGGAGGAGGCGCCGCGCCCTCACCGCTGCCGGACGGCGGCGAGTGGCAGTGCGCCACCATGAAGGCCCCGCTCGACTGGGACGACCCCAAGGGCGACACGATCGGCCTCGCGCTGATCCGGGCCAGGAGCAGCGGCGACGGGAGCGCACGCATCGGCTCGCTGATCTTCAACTTCGGCGGCCCCGGCGGCTCGGGCGTCACCTCGCTGCCGTCCTTCGCGGAGGACTTCGAGGCCCTGCGCACCCGCTACGACCTGGTCAGCTTCGACCCCCGCGGAGTCGGCCGCAGCGCCCCCGTGATCTGCCAGAACGACCAGCAGCTCGACGCGTACTTCCAGCAGGACGGGACCCCCGACGACGCCGCCGAGCGCACCGAACTCCTCGACAGCACCGAAGGGTTCAACGAAGCCTGCGAGCAGAACTCCAAGAAGATGCTGCCGCACGTGCGCACCACCGACGCCGCCCGCGACCTGGACCTGATGCGCCAGGTCCTCGGCGACGACAAGCTCCACTACTTCGGCATCTCCTACGGCACCGAACTCGGCGGCGTCTACGCCCACCTGTTCCCCAAGAAGGTCGGCCGTGCCGTGTTCGACGCCGTCGTCGACCCCGCGAAGAACGGCGAGCAGGGCTCGCTGGCGCAGGCCAAGGGATTCCAGCTCGCTCTCGACAACTTCGCCGAGGACTGCGTGTCGAAGACCGAGGAGTGCCCCATCGGCGACAGCGCGCAGGACGTGAAGGGCCGTATCGCCACGCTGCTGAAGGACCTCGACCGCAGGCCGATCCCGGGCGTCTTCCCTCGTGAACTGACCCAGACCGCGGCGACCAACGGCATCGTGCAGGCGCTGTACTCGCAGGATTTCTGGGAGTACCTCACCCAGGGCCTGCAGCAGGCGTACGACGGTGACGGCACGATTCTGATGCTGCTGTCCGACTTGGCGAACGGGCGCAGTGAGAACGGCGAATACGACAACTCGACCGCCGCACACAAGGCCATCAGCTGCGCCGACGCCAAACCCCGCTACGACGCCGCCTACGTGGAGCGGAAGCTGCCCGAGTTCCGGGCCGCGTCCGCCCTGTTCGGCGACGCCATGGCGTGGGGCATGATCGGCTGCACCGACTGGGCCGTGGCGGGCGCCGCCGACCATCCGGACGTGAGCGCGCCGGGTGCGGCGCCGATCCTGGTCGTCGGCAACACCGGCGACCCGGCCACCCCGTACGAGGGCGCACGGAAGATGGTGGAGGCGCTGGGCAAGGGGGTCGGGGTCGAGCTGACGTACCGGGGGCAGGGGCACGGCGCCTACAGCAGCAAGGACAAGTGCGTGCAGGGCGCGGTGAACGGCTATCTGCTGGACGGAAAGGTGCCGCGGGCGGGGACCGTCTGTACCTGA